One stretch of Amycolatopsis sp. NBC_00345 DNA includes these proteins:
- a CDS encoding response regulator transcription factor encodes MTVEDGQEQPPRINVGVIEDHPLYRDAVARVLNEAPDIELGAVADSVARFAVQEQPPGSVVVLDLKLRGVQDAAAVLEVGQMGHKVLVVSAHAEQPEVLGAMQAGAKGFLSKDVDGDELLRAIRTIAEDNAYVSPTLAGMIIQDSEDRHAGPKIVLSERERQVLRLVAAGERDVDVAEILNISVRTVRSYLDRIRDKTGERRRAGFVRVAIREGLLR; translated from the coding sequence GTGACGGTCGAAGACGGCCAGGAGCAGCCGCCGCGGATCAACGTCGGCGTGATCGAGGACCATCCGCTCTACCGTGACGCGGTGGCGCGGGTGCTGAACGAGGCGCCGGACATCGAGCTGGGCGCGGTGGCCGACTCCGTCGCGCGCTTCGCCGTGCAGGAACAGCCGCCCGGCAGCGTGGTGGTGCTGGACCTCAAGCTGCGCGGTGTGCAGGACGCGGCGGCGGTGCTGGAGGTCGGGCAGATGGGGCACAAGGTGCTCGTGGTGTCCGCGCACGCGGAACAGCCGGAGGTGCTGGGCGCGATGCAGGCGGGCGCCAAGGGTTTCCTGTCCAAGGACGTCGACGGCGACGAGCTGCTGCGCGCGATCCGCACCATCGCCGAGGACAACGCGTACGTCTCGCCCACACTGGCCGGGATGATCATCCAGGACAGCGAAGACCGCCACGCGGGCCCGAAGATCGTCCTGTCGGAACGCGAGCGGCAGGTGCTGCGCCTGGTCGCCGCGGGCGAGCGCGACGTCGACGTGGCGGAGATCCTGAACATCAGCGTCCGCACGGTCCGCTCGTATCTGGACCGCATCCGCGACAAGACGGGGGAGCGGCGGCGCGCGGGGTTCGTCCGGGTCGCCATTCGCGAGGGGCTGCTGCGCTAA
- a CDS encoding response regulator transcription factor, with translation MTEELPSEAVPGTGRIRVAVIEDHPLYRRSVERVLEEAPDVELGAVVDSVARFHVQRQPQGSVVLLDLGLPGVAGAAAVLEVCELGHHVLVVSAQAESDQVLSAIAAGAKGFLSKDVDVDELLIAIRTVAEGGAYVSAVVAGMIIKDNTERPVTRPEMELSPREEQVLRLVAAGERDIDIARILGIGVRTVRGYLDRIRDKTGERRRPGLVKEAIRRGLVGSPGRKP, from the coding sequence ATGACTGAAGAACTACCGAGCGAAGCGGTGCCCGGCACGGGCCGGATCCGGGTGGCCGTCATCGAGGACCACCCGCTGTACCGGCGGTCCGTGGAGCGGGTGCTCGAAGAGGCGCCGGACGTCGAGCTGGGCGCGGTGGTCGACTCCGTCGCCCGCTTCCACGTGCAGCGGCAGCCGCAGGGCAGCGTCGTGCTGCTGGACCTGGGGCTGCCCGGGGTCGCGGGCGCGGCGGCGGTGCTGGAGGTCTGCGAGCTCGGGCACCACGTGCTCGTGGTGTCGGCGCAGGCGGAGTCGGACCAGGTGCTGAGCGCGATCGCCGCCGGGGCCAAGGGTTTCCTGTCCAAGGACGTGGACGTCGACGAGCTGCTGATCGCCATCCGCACGGTGGCCGAGGGCGGCGCGTACGTCTCCGCCGTGGTCGCCGGGATGATCATCAAGGACAACACCGAACGCCCGGTGACGCGGCCGGAAATGGAGCTGTCGCCGCGCGAGGAGCAGGTGCTGCGGCTGGTCGCGGCGGGCGAGCGTGACATCGACATCGCCCGGATCCTCGGCATCGGCGTGCGCACCGTGCGCGGTTACCTGGACCGGATCCGGGACAAGACGGGGGAGCGGCGCCGTCCGGGACTGGTGAAGGAGGCCATCCGCCGTGGCCTCGTGGGCAGTCCGGGAAGGAAGCCGTGA
- a CDS encoding SDR family NAD(P)-dependent oxidoreductase — protein MTPTDFTGATALVTGATSGIGRAVAESLAGRGAQVIVTGRDAARGEAVVTAIRASGGKADFLAGDLADAGAVRALARRAVELGGGHVDVLVNNAGVFPGGPTADTTAEEIDAAYAVNVRAPFLLVAELAPAMAARGRGSIVNVLTMAARFGIAGMALNGSSKAALALLTRSWAAEFGPSGVRVNAVSPGPTRTEGTAHFGEGLDQLAALAPAGRTAAPEEIAAAITYLASEDASFVHGAVLDVDGGRYAT, from the coding sequence ATGACTCCGACCGACTTCACCGGGGCCACCGCGCTCGTCACCGGCGCCACGAGCGGCATCGGCCGGGCGGTAGCCGAATCGCTCGCCGGCCGTGGCGCGCAGGTAATCGTCACCGGCCGCGACGCGGCGCGCGGCGAAGCGGTCGTCACGGCGATCCGCGCGTCCGGCGGCAAGGCCGACTTCCTCGCGGGGGACCTCGCCGACGCCGGTGCCGTGCGGGCACTGGCGCGCCGGGCCGTCGAACTCGGTGGCGGGCACGTCGACGTGCTGGTCAACAACGCCGGCGTCTTTCCCGGCGGCCCCACCGCGGACACCACCGCCGAAGAGATCGACGCCGCGTACGCGGTGAACGTGCGGGCGCCGTTCCTCCTGGTCGCCGAACTCGCCCCGGCGATGGCCGCGCGCGGCCGGGGGTCGATCGTCAACGTGCTGACCATGGCCGCCCGGTTCGGGATCGCCGGGATGGCGCTCAACGGCTCCAGCAAGGCGGCGCTGGCCCTGCTCACCCGGTCCTGGGCGGCGGAGTTCGGCCCCAGCGGCGTCCGCGTCAACGCGGTCAGCCCGGGTCCCACCCGCACCGAAGGCACCGCGCACTTCGGCGAGGGCCTCGACCAGCTCGCCGCCCTCGCGCCCGCCGGCCGGACCGCGGCGCCCGAGGAGATCGCCGCCGCCATCACCTACCTCGCGAGCGAGGACGCGTCCTTCGTGCACGGCGCCGTCCTCGACGTCGACGGCGGTCGTTACGCCACGTGA
- the eccB gene encoding type VII secretion protein EccB gives MWTQRDQIQAYQFLRRRLVSALVAADANHPTSPSRRLVLGTVLGLAVAILVTAVFGVIGLLNPSGGKDWLAGGRVIVEDGTGARFVLGADGAVHPVLNYASARLLAGGNGDATVSVSSANLGTAPRGTQIGIPGAPDSLPAAAALATAPWSSCSRTTQDAPASAEPLVAVLVGVPANGVELPRDSGVIVRLPQGDRYLVAGGQRYKLGDEAAAALQFDSYPTIAVSSRWIDTVPAGRDLGAIPVPGAGDPGPRVGTASTRVGEVLAVVDAMAGPGEANSYYLVVRGGLQPIGQTEASLLVTTSANEAAYDGRPAPVPARAADVASVAKVAEPRAGGADPAAYPDRIPGKAPITGNSVTLCAQGGRIFVSADLPLPAGGRAIPVTSRGDARVADEVFVPPSGGAVVTDAGSGTTYLVTDMGRKYPVASAPALASLGYGSVAGQPLPSGLLALVPTGPALDPAAAGQPAPSGGTG, from the coding sequence GTGTGGACGCAGCGGGACCAGATCCAGGCGTACCAGTTCCTGCGCCGCAGGCTCGTTTCCGCGCTGGTCGCGGCCGACGCCAACCACCCCACCTCGCCCAGCCGGCGGCTCGTGCTCGGCACGGTGCTGGGGCTGGCCGTCGCGATACTGGTGACCGCGGTGTTCGGCGTGATCGGGCTGCTGAACCCGTCCGGCGGCAAGGACTGGCTCGCGGGCGGGCGCGTGATCGTCGAGGACGGCACGGGCGCGCGGTTCGTGCTCGGCGCGGACGGTGCCGTGCACCCGGTGCTCAACTACGCCTCCGCCCGGCTGCTCGCGGGCGGCAACGGCGACGCGACAGTCTCCGTGTCCTCGGCGAACCTCGGCACCGCGCCGCGCGGCACGCAGATCGGCATCCCCGGCGCCCCCGACTCGCTGCCCGCGGCGGCCGCGCTCGCCACCGCGCCGTGGAGCAGCTGCAGCCGCACCACGCAGGACGCGCCCGCGTCGGCCGAGCCGCTGGTGGCCGTGCTTGTCGGCGTCCCGGCGAACGGGGTCGAGCTGCCGCGCGACTCCGGCGTGATCGTCCGGCTGCCCCAAGGCGACCGTTACCTCGTGGCGGGCGGACAGCGGTACAAGCTCGGTGACGAGGCCGCCGCCGCGCTGCAGTTCGACAGCTACCCGACGATCGCCGTCTCGTCACGCTGGATCGACACCGTGCCGGCGGGCCGCGACCTCGGCGCGATCCCGGTGCCGGGCGCCGGCGACCCCGGCCCGCGGGTCGGGACGGCGAGCACCCGCGTCGGCGAAGTTCTCGCGGTCGTCGACGCGATGGCCGGGCCGGGCGAGGCGAACTCCTACTACCTGGTGGTGCGGGGCGGCCTCCAGCCGATCGGCCAGACCGAGGCGAGCCTGCTGGTGACCACTTCCGCCAACGAAGCCGCGTACGACGGCCGTCCCGCGCCGGTGCCGGCCCGGGCCGCGGACGTCGCCTCGGTCGCGAAGGTGGCCGAGCCGCGCGCAGGGGGCGCGGACCCGGCCGCCTATCCCGACCGGATCCCCGGCAAGGCGCCGATCACCGGCAATTCCGTGACCTTGTGCGCGCAGGGCGGGCGGATCTTCGTCTCGGCGGACCTCCCGCTGCCCGCCGGCGGCCGCGCGATCCCCGTGACCAGCCGTGGCGACGCCCGTGTCGCCGACGAGGTCTTCGTGCCGCCGTCCGGAGGCGCCGTGGTCACCGACGCGGGTTCGGGGACGACTTACCTGGTTACGGACATGGGCCGGAAATATCCGGTCGCAAGCGCCCCGGCGCTGGCTTCGCTCGGTTACGGTTCCGTGGCCGGGCAACCGCTGCCGAGCGGGTTACTGGCACTGGTGCCGACGGGCCCCGCACTGGACCCGGCCGCGGCCGGGCAGCCGGCTCCGTCGGGTGGAACGGGGTGA
- a CDS encoding carbon-nitrogen hydrolase family protein → MPRIGLCQLTSGDDPEANLKLVRSGVEAAAADGARAVVFPEATMARFGRPLAPVAQPLDGPWAHAVSAIAAEHDVLVVAGMFTPAKDGRVRNTLLVTGLGHHLGYDKIHLYDAFGFAESETVAPGAAPLTFEADGTVFGVATCYDLRFPELFRRVADDGADVVLVPASWGAGEGKRDQWEVLVRARALDSGCWVVACGQADPAATGTEVNPKAPTGIGWSTVADGFGRVAAQLGAAPENVVLDLDPAVAVKARSATGALANRRL, encoded by the coding sequence GTGCCGCGGATCGGGTTGTGCCAGCTCACATCGGGCGACGATCCGGAGGCCAACCTGAAACTGGTTCGCTCCGGCGTCGAGGCCGCGGCGGCGGACGGCGCGCGCGCCGTGGTGTTCCCGGAAGCCACGATGGCGCGGTTCGGCCGCCCGCTGGCCCCGGTCGCGCAGCCGCTCGACGGCCCGTGGGCCCACGCCGTCTCGGCGATCGCGGCGGAGCACGACGTGCTGGTGGTCGCGGGCATGTTCACCCCGGCCAAGGACGGGCGCGTGCGCAACACCCTGCTGGTCACCGGGCTCGGGCACCACCTCGGCTACGACAAGATCCACCTGTACGACGCGTTCGGCTTCGCCGAGTCCGAAACGGTCGCCCCGGGCGCCGCGCCGCTGACGTTCGAGGCCGACGGCACCGTGTTCGGCGTCGCGACCTGTTACGACCTGCGTTTCCCGGAGCTGTTCCGGCGCGTCGCGGACGACGGCGCGGACGTGGTCCTGGTCCCGGCGTCCTGGGGCGCGGGCGAGGGCAAGCGCGACCAGTGGGAGGTGCTCGTCCGCGCCCGCGCGCTCGACTCCGGCTGCTGGGTCGTGGCGTGCGGCCAGGCCGACCCGGCGGCGACCGGCACCGAAGTCAACCCGAAGGCGCCCACCGGCATCGGCTGGTCGACGGTGGCCGACGGCTTCGGCCGCGTGGCCGCCCAGCTGGGCGCCGCCCCGGAGAACGTGGTGCTCGACCTCGACCCGGCCGTCGCGGTGAAGGCCCGGTCCGCCACGGGCGCGCTGGCCAACCGGCGGCTCTAG
- a CDS encoding helix-turn-helix transcriptional regulator, whose product MTRPTARVLALLEILQSGGTRTVAELAGRLGVDERTVRRYAGHLIDLDVPVRSVRGRYGGYRLAPGFRMPPLMLTDDEALAVLLGLVTAKRDGLVPASATAVESATAKVRRVLPEALGRRLDALLATAEFTTPSRAAAGPETDVLLTLAEAARSRRPVALAYTAWGGRRSERTVHPYGIVAHSGRWYVTGADSDSGEVRTFRLDRIGTATVLPGEFEVPTGFDPGERVLSGLAEVPYRHEVSLRVRGTAEDVSARFPAGIATVQALPDDEWVQVRLRAERLDWIPGVLARLDRPFVIERPDALRDHVHALARRLAENADARPAPDQDS is encoded by the coding sequence ATGACCCGACCGACCGCCCGGGTGCTGGCGCTGCTGGAGATCCTCCAGTCCGGCGGCACCCGCACCGTCGCCGAGCTCGCCGGGCGGCTCGGCGTGGACGAGCGCACCGTCCGCCGCTACGCCGGCCACCTGATCGACCTGGACGTGCCGGTCCGGTCGGTGCGCGGGCGGTACGGCGGCTACCGCCTCGCGCCCGGCTTCCGGATGCCGCCGCTGATGCTCACCGACGACGAGGCGCTGGCCGTGCTGCTCGGGCTCGTCACCGCGAAGCGGGACGGGCTGGTGCCCGCGTCCGCGACGGCGGTGGAAAGTGCCACCGCGAAAGTGCGGCGGGTGCTGCCCGAGGCGCTCGGCCGCCGGCTGGACGCGCTGCTCGCCACGGCCGAGTTCACCACCCCGTCCCGCGCCGCGGCCGGTCCCGAAACGGACGTGCTGCTCACGCTCGCGGAGGCGGCGCGGTCACGCCGTCCGGTCGCCCTCGCCTACACCGCCTGGGGCGGGCGGCGCAGCGAACGGACCGTGCACCCGTACGGAATCGTCGCCCACTCCGGACGCTGGTACGTGACCGGCGCGGACTCGGACAGCGGCGAGGTGCGCACCTTCCGGCTGGACCGGATCGGGACCGCGACCGTGTTACCGGGCGAGTTCGAGGTGCCCACCGGATTCGACCCGGGCGAGCGGGTGCTGTCCGGGCTCGCCGAGGTGCCCTACCGGCACGAGGTTTCGCTGCGCGTGCGGGGCACGGCGGAGGACGTCTCGGCCCGGTTTCCCGCCGGAATCGCCACCGTGCAAGCACTTCCGGACGACGAGTGGGTGCAGGTCCGGCTGCGGGCCGAACGGCTGGACTGGATCCCGGGTGTGCTCGCGCGGCTGGACCGCCCGTTCGTGATCGAGCGGCCGGACGCCCTGCGCGACCACGTACACGCCCTGGCGCGAAGGCTCGCCGAAAACGCCGACGCGCGCCCGGCACCCGATCAAGACTCGTGA